The following are from one region of the Juglans regia cultivar Chandler chromosome 10, Walnut 2.0, whole genome shotgun sequence genome:
- the LOC109008003 gene encoding zinc finger protein MAGPIE-like: MLEKMAEEAHPNLIDENTIRPGSNPPVAKKKRNLPGTPDPEAEVIALSPKTLMATNRFLCEICGKGFQRDQNLQLHRRGHNLPWKLKQRTSKEPRKRVYVCPEKACVHHHPSRALGDLTGIKKHFCRKHGEKKWKCEKCSKRYAVQSDWKAHSKTCGTREYKCDCGTVFSRRDSFVTHRAFCDALAEETARVKAVSNMNTAVAGNINYHFMGTPLGHSIPQNFPSIFKPISSNEDTMINPTTRGLSLWIGHGSQGQETMVNNNLQGIHQLGPLCSGETFADPLVSCSNMSPSDYHQNWVFGTKLSSSNAQELTSTSLPLIDVKEAGTQLLSIPSLYETQHQSNQTPSANMSATALLQKAAQIGSTSTDPSFLGSFRFKCNNDSRVQDGNKLCGPYGSNSILSNLGKDAEKTAGDLFQIHQAKRRHAENEDGAGGETRDFLGVGTVQPICHPSSFNGWI, translated from the exons ATGCTAGAAAAGATGGCTGAAGAAGCACATCCAAATCTTATTGACGAGAACACAATTCGGCCTGGATCCAATCCTCCAGTcgcaaagaagaagagaaacctCCCAGGCACCCCAG ATCCCGAAGCTGAAGTAATCGCTTTGTCGCCAAAGACCCTCATGGCCACCAACAGATTCTTGTGTGAAATTTGCGGGAAGGGTTTTCAAAGGGATCAAAACTTGCAACTCCACCGGCGAGGACATAACCTGCCATGGAAGCTAAAGCAAAGGACCAGCAAAGAACCAAGGAAACGTGTTTATGTGTGCCCCGAAAAGGCCTGCGTCCACCACCACCCCTCTAGGGCTCTTGGAGACCTAACCGGAATAAAAAAGCACTTCTGTCGGAAACACGGCGAGAAGAAGTGGAAATGTGAGAAATGCTCAAAGCGCTACGCTGTGCAGTCAGATTGGAAAGCCCACTCCAAGACTTGTGGAACCAGGGAATACAAATGTGACTGCGGAACTGTATTTTCAAG GCGAGATAGCTTCGTAACACATAGAGCCTTCTGCGATGCCTTGGCAGAAGAAACAGCCAGAGTGAAAGCAGTCTCAAACATGAACACCGCAGTGGCAGGCAATATCAACTACCATTTCATGGGAACTCCCCTAGGCCATAGCATCCCACAGAATTTCCCATCTATTTTCAAGCCAATCTCAAGCAATGAAGACACAATGATTAACCCAACGACACGGGGACTATCCCTATGGATTGGCCATGGATCCCAAGGCCAGGAAACAATGGTTAATAACAATCTCCAAGGGATTCATCAACTTGGGCCATTGTGTTCAGGAGAAACGTTTGCAGATCCACTCGTGTCGTGCTCGAATATGTCGCCATCGGATTATCACCAAAATTGGGTTTTTGGAACTAAGCTCTCTTCGAGTAATGCCCAAGAGTTAACAAGCACTTCACTTCCACTAATCGACGTGAAGGAGGCTGGAACTCAGCTTTTAAGTATTCCTTCCTTGTATGAGACCCAACACCAGTCTAATCAAACACCTTCAGCAAATATGTCAGCAACGGCTTTATTGCAAAAAGCTGCTCAAATTGGCTCAACTTCAACTGACCCATCATTCCTAGGGAGCTTTCGGTTCAAGTGCAATAATGACAGTCGAGTTCAGGATGGGAACAAATTGTGTGGACCCTATGGTTCAAATTCAATACTTTCTAATCTCGGGAAAGATGCTGAAAAAACCGCAGGTGACCTGTTTCAGATACACCAGGCCAAACGCCGGCACGCGGAGAATGAAGATGGTGCTGGAGGGGAAACCAGGGACTTCCTGGGTGTGGGGACCGTGCAACCCATCTGCCACCCTTCATCATTCAATGGATGGATTTGA
- the LOC109007965 gene encoding uncharacterized protein LOC109007965, protein MALLALSEKSQVSSSNSFKEVWSLVWQLKISPRDKVFLWRVSLEISLPTQSNLFKKNIVEQPLCLICRLEVEDIVHALWRCESAKDVWSACSKSLQECYLPQLSMLQLFEALTRTMKPQVVQESIVVAARHIWWRKNFVIFIEAFAHPSITIREAKNNLELLTEDNQRRDLRTSRACTAADTWQAPPLHWLKLNWDGAIYKVQGLIGVGVVARDSVGHIIATMRSSKYIFLDPLLAAYGVLQAVNLGLDLGFTHVILEGDSLQVIMALKNDKKRLV, encoded by the coding sequence ATGGCACTTTTGGCACTTTCAGAAAAGTCCCAAGTCTCGAGCAGTAATTCTTTCAAAGAAGTATGGAGCCTAGTCTGGCAGCTTAAAATCTCACCTAGAGACAAGGTCTTTTTATGGAGAGTGAGTCTAGAAATATCCCTTCCTACTCAATCTAATCTTTTCAAGAAGAACATTGTGGAGCAACCATTATGTCTTATATGCAGGTTGGAAGTAGAAGACATAGTGCATGCATTATGGAGGTGTGAATCTGCCAAGGATGTATGGAGTGCTTGTTCAAAAAGTCTCCAAGAATGTTATCTACCTCAGCTGTCTATGTTGCAGCTCTTTGAAGCCCTTACCAGGACCATGAAGCCACAGGTGGTTCAAGAATCTATAGTTGTGGCCGCTAGGCATATATGGTGGAGGAAGAATTTTGTCATCTTTATTGAAGCATTTGCACATCCCTCTATCACTATTAGGGAGGCCAAAAACAATCTCGAGCTACTAACTGAAGATAATCAAAGAAGAGACCTCAGAACCAGCAGGGCTTGCACAGCAGCAGACACATGGCAGGCTCCCCCTTTGCACTGGCTCAAGCTGAATTGGGATGGGGCTATTTACAAGGTTCAAGGTCTCATTGGAGTAGGAGTGGTCGCTAGGGACAGTGTAGGCCATATTATTGCTACAATGAGATCTAGCAAATACATCTTCCTTGACCCTTTACTAGCGGCTTATGGGGTGTTGCAAGCAGTGAATCTTGGACTGGATCTTGGCTTTACACACGTCATACTTGAAGGGGATTCACTACAAGTTATAATGGCTCtcaagaatgataaaaaaaggcTGGTGTAG